The genomic interval CCTATACTTGGCTGTCTCGAAGGAGAGTTTGTGAAAGGCGGTGCATTACTCTTGTAATAATCTGGACTTCTCGTTGCTATTGTTGTATCATGTCTTGGCTTTTCTCTGTATTCGTGATATGATGTGGTCTTTCCTGACGGAGGGCGATAGTCAAGATTTCTACGGTTGTTATTATCTCGACCAGACATGCGATGTGAATCTCTGTCGACACGATGTGGATCTCTGTCGATACGATGTGGATCTCTGTCGATACGATGTAAATCTCTTTCGATACGATGTGAATCTCTATCGATGCTATGCTCTCTGTTTCTATCTCGAGATCTTGGTGCATCTCTATAGTCGCGGTCTCGACTTCTTCTTACTTCTGGAAAGTTGGAATGCTTGTCATACTTTTTAGAGTAGTTAACAAGGTCTGCAGACTGCCTTTCTAATTCTATAACCCTTGTTTCTATCTCATTGTTTTCTTTCTCCAAAAACTTAACCCTTCTATGTAGTGCACTTTTTTCACGCTCCAGCTGCTTTATCATTTCATTTCCCATGACAACGACATACGAACTTTTCTTGTTTTCGTTTTCCTCATTGGTTCTGATTgccatattctgataatataaaTCATCAATAGTCTTTTTCATGTCTTTAATTTCCCGTTCTTGTTCCCGAACTTTTCGTTTGAGAGCTGCTTCCACCTGGAGAAGCATCGTTCTTTCTCCtaaaatttggtcatatttgGCCTTTAACGActtattttcagtaaataaatttgTTCCTGACCGAAAAAGTTCTTCTTTGTCAATCTGAAGCTGATTTACACGTTTTCGTAGCTCTCTTTCGTGTGCAATCATAgtttctttttcaacttttgcaGCCTCAATAACTCCAACCACATGCTCATCTTCAGAGTCGTTCTCCTCTTTTATGGATGCTTCTTTTCCCTTTCGTTGTCTCTCTTTAGCGGATTTACTCACAAGAACGAATTCagtctttcttttttcttcgtcCCATTCCtctttaattttcttatatctaAGTTTTTCAAGTTGTAATTCATTCTTAATACTTCCAACTTCCTtctgtatttcatttatttcatctttctttGATTCGTTTGCACGAAAAAGTGActcattttcagattttaatgCTTCACTTTCCAGTAACATTCCTTCAATTTTGTTCCTATTTTCAGCCAGTTCTCGTCTAAGATCTTCAATATACTGTCTGTTCCGTTTGACTTCATTTTCTTTCTCTTCTTCTAAAAGTTTACTCATGTCTTCTTTCTCgttctttattttgacaaagtcttcttTTAACTTTACCATTTCATCCTCAAATTCATTGTTCTTTTTCTCAAGGTCATCTATTTTATTTTCCTGTTCCTCTCTTTCAGTCTCAAGTTCTTTTAATCTTTCTTTATATTTCTCTACATCCTTCACTAGCTCGTCCGTTTCTTTTTGTGCTCGATCTTGATCttctttgtatgttttcattgtttctgcCATTGTTTCCTCTTTGTTTTTAAGCTCTTTTTCAAATTCTTTGATCTGTGAAGCCATTTTGCTATTTTCTTCTTTAAGGTCTTGACGTTCATTGTAAATCTTTTCATATGGCTCTTCGGTATGCAGCTTATTTTTTAGTtcagtattttctattttaagcctCTCGACATCTTGCAATAATTCAGCTGATCTGTTTTCTTCATCACGTATCTTCTGTGTACTTTCGGAataactttgttttaaattatctCTCTCTTGCGTTAAGGTTTCTATTTCTGATTGCTGCTGTTTGGTTTTCTTGCCTGAACTAAAGAAACTCATTTTGTTTGTTCTTAGCGTGCATATGAAGTCCTgctgaaaaatgcaaaatatatcaacTGAAGAGTGATATTATCGGCAGAATATTTTGCCCTCAAATGTGTGTAATTTATGTGCGCTTTGGACTGTGCATATGGAATTAAACAACATATTAATGTTGTTTTGGACAGTACATTGTTGAATGgcaaaacatattttgttgttatgtgtgccacCAACTCAgataattatatgagccgcgccgtgagaaaaccaacatagtggttttgctaccagcatggatccagacaagattgcgcagtctggtcaggatccatgctgttcgctttcaaagtctattgcaattagagaaactgtcagcgaacagcatggatcctgactagactgtgtggatgcgcagtctggtctgaatccatgctggtcgcaaagcctctatgttggttttctcatggcacggctcatataataaaatCAGTACACAAGAAGATCCGTTGacagcatagaacacaaccaaagACAATGGTAGCAGAGTAGGGCTGACTGAGCCTGTGCTTGAAAGGTAATGTACAACACCTCTTACGCCAACCCCACCCGTTAGTGTCGGTATTCTGCAAATAAGTATGTTCATCTAATATAAAAGATATGTTAATTACCAAACTGTCaacgttattttatcatttaatatttatCTTATCAATAACATATAAAACTTAACTTACCCTTTTTCCCTTCAAGTGATATACTTAATAAATATAATTCGATTCATAACATATAAACGAAACAATATACAGCCGTCTTTGATGTTCGATCAAGCGATTTgaattctttttgttttaaagtttcacAGTTTAAAACGGATCAATAAAGTTAAAGTAAAGGGAGTTGTGTTACAAGTGTTAAATGAGAGAAGCTAACAATACCTCTActaaattaaacatatttaatgtaTGGGTAAGACCGCGTGCAGAAGTCGTTACCTAAGAAACATGTGAAAAAATAAATTCCTGTGAAAACTTCTGGTAAGTTTTCATTACgttgtttttaatttgaaattgtttatgttttagaTAATAGAGATCGTTGTATTAAAATGAGGTTTAGTTATGCATGTAGGAAAATTCTGTTAACACTGAATGTAAGAAGCATTAGCATCTTATATCTGTGATATAAAAGATCAGATTAAAAATGTATCTAAATAAGACGACATGTTCTATCATATATAGAATACACAAGTTTCGGATGAaaattgatttattaaacaaagaagatacGTTAATACCAAAGGAGCATCGACTCAGGCAACGTTTTAAGTTTCCGATTGATTATTTGTTTTCGTTTACGGATAAATAAACGTTATTTTTGTAGCAAAGCGGTATTGTTTTCGAACTGCTACATGGTATCAGATATGTAGTCAAgaaattttatgtcaaataagTACAATGCAGTTTTGGATAATTaaaagatttctttaaaaatatacaagatAATGTAGTTGCATTATATGTTAAACAGGTATCGTGTTTTTATGGTTGACTTAGGAGTTCtgtaatttattgaaaaaggGAATGTTTCTGTTAATGAAAGCGAGAAATGTTATGCTTATAGTGAAGACTGAGAATACTGCATATTTTGCAGATATTACCGGAACCTTATGACGCCTTCCAAGTTAAGAACAGAAATGAATGCAAGGCAAGAATCAGCCCAACCATTATTGAGCAGTCTTATTTACACTGTAGTTATTTTTTCTGAAGTTGGATAGTGTTTTTTTTGGTCAGTGTTCTGTTAAATGCAAAATGATATACCATAGGGTACTGTTGTATACAAATGCAGTTAAGATAGACCGTTGGATACTGTTGTATACAATTGCTGAATAAAGATAGAACATTGGATACTGTTGTATACAAATGCTGAATAAAGATAGATCGTTGGATACTGTTGTTTACAATTGCTGAGTAAAGATATACCGTTTGATACTGTTGTATATTAATGCTGAATAAAGATAGACCGTCGGATACTGTTGTATAAAATTGCTGAATAAAGATACAGCATTGAATACTGTTGTATACAAATGCTGAATAAAGATAGACCACTGGTACTGTTGTTTACAATTGTTGAATAAATATAGACCGTTGGATACTGTTGTTTACAATTGCTGAATAAAGATAGACCATTGGATACTGTTGTATACAAATGCTGAATAAAAATAGACTATTGGATACTGTTGTATATTAAAGCTGTAATAGTAATATCTAATCAATTATTTAAGGTGTATGATTTCGTGTTTTGGTAATCCTAATTGACAACTGGCCGagtttattgaatattttataataaatatcgAGTAATATATGATTATCGCATTTCAGCTATTCACCATGAGTAATGCTGCAAGTACAGTCCCGGCTAAGAGAAACGTATATCGGGCGAAAACAACGAAAATTCCGTCGTTGGATGAttacaaatcaaagaaagaaacgaaatcaaaaaagaaattgatgacTAAGAATGCCGATATtttaattgtaaaacataaagaaaacaaaaacaagcacGCTTCACATGATGGTTACAATCACATCGACGATGAAGAGACTTGGATGATGAAAGCAAAAGACACTTTAGAATCAGGAATAGACAAAATAGATCCATCAGCTATGGGTAACACAACACAGAGAAAAGGAATGAAGCAAACTGCGGGAAATAATCGAAGTGAATCAAACAAACCTTCTATAAAGATAATGCATATTCAGCATTATGAGCAATCAATGgaagaaagaaaacatattcTAGAGCTGAATGAAAAGTATGAGAAACGTATAGCAGAGTTGGAAGAAGAGACTGCACGTGTGTTGGGAGAGTTTGCACAACTTTACGAAGATAATGAAAAGTTGAGACGTAAAATGGACACCGGGAATGATCCACTACTAGAGCCATACAGCAGAGTGTTCGAAGATCGGAAAATATTAAGGCAAGCCGAAAGTGGTTATAAGAAAAGGATAATAAGACTAGAACAAGAAATTATAGAAAAGCAAAACGAAAGCAATAAGTTCCAGGACAAGGTCAAGTCACTTCAGGCTAAAATTACACCTACCACCCAGGCAGAAGAAAAAGAGAGAAAAACTAAGACATTAAAAGTACAAGAAGAGCTAAGAAAACTCAaagcagaaaatgaaaaattgaaaaacaatattaGAGAATTAgaaactttaaataataagtCAGAAGTGAAGAGATTAAAAGCTGAGAATGTGACCCTGAGAGATACTATCAAAAAATTAGAACTACAGATTTCAAGTAAAATTGATAATACGGTCAACAGAACAAACAAACCTGACAACACCATCAAGGGGACGGGAACTAGGATGGATGTCAAAAAACAACCAAAGGAAAGCAAACCATATAAAATTAAATTCGACTATGAATATTTGCTTCCTGATTCTCAAGAGTATGACTAGTTTGCAATCAACATGAACGGCTGCAAGCATAACTTATTGCtgagatcatgatttgttttgttGCAGGTTTGGCTGCATACTACAATGTTGTAATAAATTATGATAACTAGACACGGTTTTACTTTCAGCAATTATCCCAAACTGTAATGAAAGCCAAGCAAAATATATTGCTTTAAGactattgtaaattttattttattgtagaaGATCATTTTGTTTTTACTGATATTTCTTAAAGACAAGTCCGACCAGGCATGGCACGTTGTGCAACCCCCTGCGCATCTCTTCCCCGCTCCACGAGACTTTTAAAACGGTCATAAGCCACGGGAGTCATAGCTTAAAActgtttacatgcaagttactgaaAAGTTCTCCAGACAAAAGTGAGAAAATACACAACTGGGTTAATCGTTTGAAACACAGACAATCTTTGGAATATGTTGGCAGAAATGACAAGTTAGGTTAACAGATTTGAGCTAAGTAGAAATTAGAACATTACGAATAACCACGAAAAAAAAACTACGAAAAATGGCCTTGCACGTGTCAACGCTATCCAAAAAGATCTTGCGTACCACATGTACTAGATCTGTTGTCTGTACATTTCAATCGAACCTGTAGGATTgacagaaaaataccacaattcgattgacaataaaaaaagaaaccaaAAGAAAGccaaaatggaagagcaaaaagCTAAAATGAGTATAAACACCTCTTTTACTTTGAAGTCCTGAAGGTTAGAAAAAGCTAAAaccacaatttttatttttgggttcATCAGCTTCATAAATCCAATCATAGTTATCAAGTTTGATGTTTcccggtcaagtggttctcaagttattgagcggaagcCGTTTTCAAGTTTCAGGCACCTACAACGTTTACCTTTGACAAAAGTTTTACCGACCGATAAAAACCAAGGATCATCTACTTTACAAGAACAATCCTGCTATAAAGTTTAAAgggtctgggtcaagtggttctcatttTATTGAGCGGAAACTATTTTCAAGATACAGGcctttgtgacctcgacctttgacttactgacccaataaactataggggtcatccactTTATAAGCCCAATGATGCCAATCCAATTTGAAGGtccttggtcaagtggttctttagttattaggcggaaaccgttttcaaggtaAGGCCTGTGTGACCATGACTTTTtcttactgaccccaaaacctATACGGGTCATCTTTGTAAATGCGTCCAATGATGTTTATACTTcatgtttgaaggtcctgggtcgaGTGGTACTTAACTTTTTgtgcggaaaccgttttcaaagtTTGGTCAGCTGAAACCTTTGTCCTGCTGATCCCCAAAACTAtagggggtcatctactttataaaCCCTATCatgctataaagtttgaaggttttttgtcgagtggttttcaagttacttgGTAGAAAATGTTTTCATGGTTCAGATctctgtgacctcgacctttcaACGTCAGACCCCAAAAACTGTAGGGGTCATTAACTTTATAAGCTCAATCATGCaattaagtttgaaggtcatgcGTCAAGTGGTCCTTTAGTTAAAGGCGGAAACCGGCCTCAATGTTCGGGCCCGTGTCACATTAACtgttgacttactgaccccaaaatccatagggatcatctactttatACGTCCAATCAAGTTACctagtttgaaggtcctgggttgAGTGGTTCCTAAGTTATTGggtggaaaccgttttcaaggcTCGGGCAGCtgaaaccttgacctttgtgctagTGACCccaaaactataggggtcatttactttaaAAGCCCAATAATGTTATCTTttgtcaagtggttttcaagttatttggCGGAAACCGTTCACTCTACTTACcgacggacagatggacaaacCGCCCGATGCGACCAACAGGTGCACAGCAATATAGCCCTGCTGTTTCGAAGGGAGCATAATCATTGTATATCCCCATTTGATAGCAATTTTAATCATGTTCATGTTAAGGCAATTTTGTCATGTGTATATTTTActattaaaagtttattttttctacaaaatagataTACACAGAAATTCCTTGGTGAATAACATGATAAGAAACATGAAATGTCAAATGGCGTAGAAGTAATAATGTTTGACGCATGAAAAAACTAAACAGGATGTACACAGAGAAaagatctatctatctatctatctatccatccatccatccatccttcCACCCACCCACCTACCTACCTACCTGTCTATCTATCTGTCAACACatgattcatttgcaaatatttcacaTAAGCAGCTAATATAAATGATCAATAGATATAAGGTCCAAACGATTTGACGTCCtctgctgattctgaaataatttcgtgttgggtcagaatcccccataagtaacccaaTATGCCGATCCGCATACAAGTAGTTGGACTAGgaaaggctaaagcagttgaatacatgaaataaaaattaaacccAAGAAGCTCACTAGTGATCCCCACAATTCTGCTAGGAAAGGCTTAAGAAGTTggatacatgaaataaaaataaaatccaagAAGCTCACTAGTAACCCCCACAGTTCTAATTACTCGATTAAGTTCTGTTTTGATAAAACCtaaagcaaacaatcaagcaTTTGCAGGTTGTGAGAACTTCAATAactcttgaaatatttttatttgggtaaagtaataggtaaatacttacatatatgatggaatagtgatttttcaacTGAGTTTGCATATTGTtattgtttgcatagtcattagtTTCATAAAATTTAAGGTTTTTCAGCTGACCCACTGGCCCCCATAGTTGTTGTTATTGTATGAATAGAATGACTCTACAGTAGTACTCATTCATCGGTAAGCGGTAcggggaagaagtttactttcgatttctttTGCGATGATATATAACTAAAAACTTTAGAATTAGAACAATTTTGGGCAACAAAACCACTAAATATCCCCTACTTAATATGTGTCTTCTGATATTCAgtgtcatttaagacttaataaatgaTTTATCTTTTCAGCACTCACCTGTTTCGTTCCTcgataatacaataaaatataggTCGAAATCCATGTTATACAGGTAcgccaaaaaaaaagaaaaaaaaaagaaaaaagaaacaaaccaaaaacacacacacaaaaaaacgaaacaaatatTGAATGGAGCACAAAACGTGAATCCCTTTAATCAGTAGTAGAACGTATAACTAACCCCCATTAATTATACTTAGGTCTTTAAGAAAGAATGGCAACATATAGTGAACAATCAATGTGTTTCTTTGTGATGAGAAATTTTGGtcaatcaaacaataaaatttataaaaagaatcGAAGTATTTTAATATACAACTCtagtgttgggtttaacgtcgcaacaaCACAATGCAGGCTATATggacgttacgctcattgttggcgtacattagcgtaactgaTGTTATCGTCGTTTTTAACCGCTTTGACGTTACCGGGATTACTTGGGGTGTTTGggctacagttttcataaatcatatcgttccgatatttaaaagaaatattttgatatagatGTCGAATGATGcttattcaatcaaattatttatcagacagtgaattatattgcaaTGTTCGGATACAATTTTAATGCGTTTacgttatttagttttcaaacataacgtcgacgttacattaatttcaagGTTGTGACATTTCGgtagattttgcaattttcatgtgataaatttaatttatattcaacgtatgacttatgcatatcaatttgcagacaattgtatgtactttcagactgtagtcgcagatttgtaaacaaatacatatttctgtacatatttcggcacgtaacaactttgtaattttatttttccattttttgacacgtgtgacatcacggctagattaaagtatacatatgtTAAACGCCATTATCCAAGTTAAAACAGGACAACAACTTtctaattcaaaagtagaatttatgtactttttgtcaaaataaatattatagaaagcatacGATAGTTAAAGAAACtacagaagttttaataaattCGGTGGAGGAAAGACATAAAATTTTACGTTTTCAGTTGGAACTGTCTTTCGCTTCctatttgttacagaaagtattgAAAAGCAAATGATTgaaatgacgtcaaatatagttgacgtcacgtcaccgagtcttcttatttgacggaaaaaaataattttatgaattaactaAGCCGTTATGTAATGCGCATTGGTAAATcttgttacatcttacatgacgtttttgtGTTCTTTTCTATTATTCTAAGTCGAATTAAATTTTTGCTAATAATTTAACGCAGATGCGATCACATTTACTAACAGGGCGATTGTTTTacctttcttgtgatataagcaTATAAACAatcgtatttctaaaacgaatttcatgaaacattgaaatGTAAGAAACTTACAAATTcccgatgttcgccaacaacgtacgcaacgtcaTGGCGAGTTTTCAGCtccgatggtggaggaagaccacatgtgccccttcgtgcattatttcatcacgagccggaaccagggtagaaccaccgacctttcgtaagccagccgCTCCTTACAAAGAGAATTCAgtgcctcgagtgaggctcgaacccacattgatgaggggcaagttaaTTATTGTCAGCAACCGTAGCcattcggccatggaggcccttaAGTTTGTTAGGGCAACACCGATGAACGACTCAGGTCCTAACACTTTGCAGGCTTGAGCCTTATACAGGTGATAGCTAGTTCTAAATTACTTGACATGTTAAGCCGAAAATGGCATCATACGTTACAAACTAGACATACAGAAATAACAATATACTGAGATGATGGAATATAAGACAGTCCAGAATAGGCCACTTGTGAGTGTGAATGCAGTTTAAGCttgaaaacttttttgttttctatggcgtacaaaaaataaaaaaaaacgtgtactctTTTggatgtttaattttttttatctatatagCCATCTGCTCAAACTTGTCCCCTCGActcaattttgtttgaaaatctctcatagacagaaaataaaaaaagtgctGGTCTTAAGTATATGTATCTCTTTCTCAAAGAAATACAATTCGACAAAATTTAATAtagtttaaaaaatgtgtacagTAAGACGTGTAATTGCGCTTGGACAAACACTGGTGTAGCTGGAAAGTATCTAATAAGATGCGAACGTTATAGACTGTATTTCCGAAGACACCTTTTGCacatttcaatttcagttttaaagtttttgttaatTATCGTTGTATTTTATTCACAGACATTTTTTCACTaaacagtattttaattttatatatgcaTTAAAAACATACAATAAGAGTAGTAAGAACGTATCGCGGGGTCGACTTTTTGCATGTTTACGAAACATACAATTCcaattttaaactattttcagttatattaaTATTGTAATGTAAATTTAATATGTTTTGTGTATAATTGATAAAAGGGTCTATATAAACCAAGGGTTGTTCTTAAAACACACATGCTCCTTGATAGCCTGTTAGAAGAAAGTGGGTATGTAACTGTGTATGCTTAACCAAATGATTGACCAATCTACTCACGGTcaaaacaattggggtcatctactgaccagcggcaattatcctatgaagttcgATGACTGCCAGCCAAATCGGTCTTAAATTATTGAGAAAAACCGCTTTCAGTCttggtcactgtcaccttgacctttgacatactgaccccaaaaacaatagggatcatatTCTGACCACAcgcaatcatcctaagaagtttgatGATTGAAATACAAAGCATTCTTTACTTATTGGACgcaaaccgttttcagtctcaaaatcactgtgaccttgtgcTTTCACCTACTGATCCCCaagacaataggggtcatctgctgactaTCAGCCATAGGCagaccatcctatgaagtttcacgaCTTGTGGAatctgttttcagtctcaaggccAATGTGACCTGAACATTAGATCTACTAACCATCATAACGATTGAGTTCATCAATATTCTTTGAAGTTTGACGACTGTAGGCCAAGCATTCTTtaattattgagcagaaactattTTTTTCCGTCTTAAGGTCACCGTaaacttgaactttgaccaacTTACTACCAATTTACAGCTCAGACGCAataattctatgaagtttgacgactgTATGAGGGAGCGTACTTTAGCTATTGaacggaaaccattttcagtgtcGAAATCGCTGATGTTGACGTTTTAACTACTGATCCccaaaaaacaataagggtcatttactgacttcaggcaatcattctataaagtttgaCTGTTATGAGACCAAGCATTCTCAAGCAGTTACGGATCGAAAACGAAATGGTCTACCAAACAAGCGAAAGACAGATCGACGGACACTGTCCAAAATAATATACCCTCTCCTCTTCGAAAGCGAtcgtggggtggggggggggggggggggggcgtagaaAACTTTCAAAAAGTTTTGTGGTTTCATGTAAAGCAATAGAAGTagtaaattatgtaaaattatgtGTTTAATGTGTAATGAATCATTGCATTTTACAAAACTAATAATTAAAGTTTATATGATATTAATGATCAACTATTAGAGTCTTTACTCTTCAACATGACGGCTTCTATTTTGTATTTAACGCTGGTAATGACCGTCCATTTCTGATTTTACGCTTGTAAGAAGATTTTGGGTCTCTACTGGATAATGCAGGCATATCGGCATGGAGTATGTGATCTGCTGTCCTTCTTGATTTGAAATCTAAAAGGGACATGTCGTCATTAAAGTCGTCAATTTCCATCCCGTTTTCTAGTTCTTTGATTCGTCGCATACATCGCCTGTTCTGAGTCTCCAGATATCGGCATTTTGCAAATAATGCAGCTTTTTCCTTTtctaagttctttaaattttcgtCGGGCATTGTAACAATAAGTCCTTTCTTGCTGTTGCCAAACATAAACTTAGTTTGCCTGTCAagatcaatatttgcattttctaATACTTCTATTCTTCGTTTAAATGCTGTTTGTGCAAAAATCAAATTCTCTTTTTCCAGAAGAGCGGCTTCCATTCTCTTTCGACATTCGTTTGCTTCTTTTTCAAGAGTGTTATTTTCTCTTGTTAACTCTTCAACTTGTATGTCTAATTCATCTATACGTTGTAACtgctttctttcttttcttttagaaTATCTTCTGTCCTCAACAACCGTTTCAAAGCCGAAATTGCGGGCATCAACAAGCATGTCCTCGACTGATCGGAGTTCTTCTTTCATTGAGTTATATTCGCGTTctgttacttttacatttttctctAAGAGGGATGACTGAGTTCTAAAGACTTCTAGTTCCTTATTCTGATAATCAATTTGCTTCTCTGCTGCATCATAATCTAACTTAATTGAATTATATTCTGACTGCAATTTTGCTTGTCTAGTTTTCAATACGATAATTTCTTTTGCCATTTCCTTATTTATCTCTTTTGTATCGCGGATCTCTTCCTCCAGCAAATCTTTCTGCTTCTTGAACTTTGTCTCCATCTTTAAATTGTCCCGTTTTAGTTCTTTGTACCTACTGAGAAGCCCTTCCGATTCTTCGTCGTAGTTTTTCACTCTTCTTTCATACTCTTCCTGTTGTTTTTCTAGTCTCTCAACCTTCTCCCGCAAATCTACATTTTCCTTTTCAGCATTGATTGTTTTCTCAATATGTAACGCTCTTTCCATCTTAAAAGCATCATCAATTCTCTTTTTATCTTCAGATACATTATTGACTTGCTTTTGAAGTGATGCAAGTTCTTCAGTGAGCATTCCGTTCTCAGTTCTCATTGTCGAAACCTTATCTTCTAACCGCTTAATTTCATTTCGGAAATTACGAATTCTTTGTGCATTTGGCCCATGTTCTACTTTACTCCGTAATACCCTGTTTTCCTCATATATTCCTTGATAAGATGAAAGCAGATCTTTAGTCTCTTGTTCAAGTGCTTCTATTCTACGTTTAGAGATGCCTTCAGTCTCCTTTAAAGCATCTCTTTCC from Mercenaria mercenaria strain notata chromosome 2, MADL_Memer_1, whole genome shotgun sequence carries:
- the LOC123563155 gene encoding DNA ligase 1-like, whose amino-acid sequence is MSNAASTVPAKRNVYRAKTTKIPSLDDYKSKKETKSKKKLMTKNADILIVKHKENKNKHASHDGYNHIDDEETWMMKAKDTLESGIDKIDPSAMGNTTQRKGMKQTAGNNRSESNKPSIKIMHIQHYEQSMEERKHILELNEKYEKRIAELEEETARVLGEFAQLYEDNEKLRRKMDTGNDPLLEPYSRVFEDRKILRQAESGYKKRIIRLEQEIIEKQNESNKFQDKVKSLQAKITPTTQAEEKERKTKTLKVQEELRKLKAENEKLKNNIRELETLNNKSEVKRLKAENVTLRDTIKKLELQISSKIDNTVNRTNKPDNTIKGTGTRMDVKKQPKESKPYKIKFDYEYLLPDSQEYD
- the LOC123562561 gene encoding uncharacterized protein LOC123562561; this encodes MTTSYSNYPPPVKTFGDGSTFDKAAYAAYEAIKSERDALKETEGISKRRIEALEQETKDLLSSYQGIYEENRVLRSKVEHGPNAQRIRNFRNEIKRLEDKVSTMRTENGMLTEELASLQKQVNNVSEDKKRIDDAFKMERALHIEKTINAEKENVDLREKVERLEKQQEEYERRVKNYDEESEGLLSRYKELKRDNLKMETKFKKQKDLLEEEIRDTKEINKEMAKEIIVLKTRQAKLQSEYNSIKLDYDAAEKQIDYQNKELEVFRTQSSLLEKNVKVTEREYNSMKEELRSVEDMLVDARNFGFETVVEDRRYSKRKERKQLQRIDELDIQVEELTRENNTLEKEANECRKRMEAALLEKENLIFAQTAFKRRIEVLENANIDLDRQTKFMFGNSKKGLIVTMPDENLKNLEKEKAALFAKCRYLETQNRRCMRRIKELENGMEIDDFNDDMSLLDFKSRRTADHILHADMPALSSRDPKSSYKRKIRNGRSLPALNTK